A portion of the Saimiri boliviensis isolate mSaiBol1 chromosome 1, mSaiBol1.pri, whole genome shotgun sequence genome contains these proteins:
- the CCT5 gene encoding T-complex protein 1 subunit epsilon, whose protein sequence is MASMGTLAFDEYGRPFLIIKDQDRKSRLMGLEALKSHIMAAKAVANTMRTSLGPNGLDKMMVDKDGDVTVTNDGATILSMMDVDHQIAKLMVELSKSQDDEIGDGTTGVVVLAGALLEEAEQLLDRGIHPIRIADGYEQAARVAIEHLDKISDSVLVDIKDTEPLIQTAKTTLGSKVVNSCHRQMAEIAVNAVLTVADMERRDVDFELIKVEGKVGGRLEDTKLIKGVIVDKDFSHPQMPKKVEDAKIAILTCPFEPPKPKTKHKLDVTSVEDYKALQKYEKEKFEEMIQQIKETGANLAICQWGFDDEANHLLLQNNLPAVRWVGGPEIELIAIATGGRIVPRFSELTAEKLGFAGLVQEISFGTTKDKMLVIEQCKNSRAVTIFIRGGNKMIIEEAKRSLHDALCVIRNLIRDNRVVYGGGAAEISCALAVSQEADKCPTLEQYAMRAFADALEAIPMALSENSGMNPIQTMTEVRARQVKEMNPALGIDCLHKGTNDMKQQHVIETLIGKKQQISLATQMVRMILKIDDIRKPGESEE, encoded by the exons tctCATATCATGGCAGCAAAGGCTGTAGCAAATACAATGAGAACGTCACTTGGACCAAATG GGCTTGATAAGATGATGGTGGATAAGGATGGTGATGTGACTGTAACTAATGATGGTGCCACCATTTTAAGCATGATGGATGTCGATCATCAGATTGCCAAGCTGATGGTGGAACTGTCCAAGTCTCAGGATGATGAAATTGGAGATGGAACCACAGGAGTGGTTG TCCTGGCTGGTGCCTTGTTAGAAGAAGCCGAGCAGTTGCTAGACCGAGGCATCCACCCAATCAGAATAGCTGATGGCTATGAGCAGGCTGCCCGCGTTGCTATTGAACACCTGGACAAGATCAGCGATAGCGTCCTTGTTGACATAAAGGACACCGAACCCCTGATTCAGACTGCAAAAACCACGCTGGGCTCCAAAGT GGTCAACAGTTGTCACCGACAAATGGCCGAGATTGCTGTGAATGCCGTCCTCACTGTGGCAGATATGGAGCGGAGAGACGTCGACTTCGAGCTTATCAAAGTAGAAGGCAAAGTGGGTGGCAGGCTGGAGGACACTAAACTGATTAAGGGCGTGATTGTGGACAAGGATTTTAGTCACCCGCAGATGCCGAAG AAAGTGGAAGATGCTAAGATTGCAATTCTCACATGTCCGTTTGAACCacccaaaccaaaaacaaagcatAAGCTGGATGTGACCTCTGTAGAAGATTATAAAGCCCTTCAGAAAtatgaaaaggagaaatttgAAGAGATGATTCAACAG ATTAAGGAGACCGGTGCTAACCTAGCAATTTGTCAGTGGGGCTTTGATGATGAAGCAAATCACTTACTTCTTCAGAACAACTTGCCTGCGGTGCGCTGGGTAGGAGGACCTGAAATTGAG CTGATTGCCATCGCAACAGGAGGGCGGATCGTCCCCAGGTTCTCAGAGCTCACGGCCGAGAAGCTGGGCTTTGCTGGTCTTGTACAGGAGATCTCATTTGGAACGACTAAGGATAAAATGCTGGTCATAGAGCAGTGTAAGAACTCCAGAGCCGTAACCATTTTTATTAGAGGAGGAAATAAGATG ATCATTGAGGAGGCGAAACGATCCCTTCACGATGCTCTGTGTGTCATCCGGAACCTCATCCGTGATAATCGTGTGGTGTACGGAGGAGGGGCTGCTGAGATATCCTGTGCCCTGGCAGTTAGCCAAGAGGCAGATAAG TGCCCCACCTTAGAACAGTACGCCATGCGAGCGTTTGCTGACGCGCTGGAGGCCATCCCGATGGCCCTTTCTGAGAACAGTGGCATGAATCCCATCCAGACAATGACCGAAGTCCGAGCCAGACAAGTGAAGGAGATGAACCCTGCTCTTGGCATCGACTGTTTGCACAAGGGGACAAATG ATATGAAGCAACAGCATGTCATAGAAACCTTGATTGGCAAAAAGCAACAAATATCTCTTGCAACACAAATGGTTAGAATGATTTTGAAGATTGATGACATTCGTAAGCCTGGAGAATCTGAAGAATGA
- the CMBL gene encoding carboxymethylenebutenolidase homolog, with translation MANEAYPCPCDIGHRFEYGGMGHEVQVEHIKAYVTKSPVDAGKAVIVIQDIFGWQLPNTRYIADMISGNGYTTIVPDFFVGQEPWDPSGDWSIFPEWLKTRNARKIDREIGAVLKYLKQQCHAQKIGLVGFCWGGTAVHHLMMKYSEFRAGVSVYGIVKDSEDIYNLKNPTLFIFAENDVVIPLENVSLLTQKLKEHCKVEYQIKTFSGQTHGFVHRKRENCSPEDKPYIDEARRNLIEWLNKYM, from the exons ATGGCTAACGAAGCTTATCCTTGTCCGTGTGACATTGGCCACAGATTTGAGTATGGAGGGATGGGCCATGAAGTTCAAGTCGAGCACATCAAGGCGTATGTCACCAAATCCCCTGTTGATGCAGGCAAAGCTGTGATTGTCATTCAAGATATATTTGGCTGGCAGTTGCCCAATACCAGATATATAGCTGACATGATCTCAGGAAATGGATACAC AACCATTGTTCCAGACTTCTTTGTAGGGCAAGAGCCTTGGGACCCCTCTGGCGACTGGTCCATCTTCCCTGAGTGGCTGAAAACAAGAAATGCCCGGAAGATCGACAG aGAGATCGGTGCTGTCTTGAAGTATCTGAAACAACAGTGTCACGCCCAGAAAATTGGCCTCGTGGGATTTTGCTGGGGTGGAACTGCTGTCCATCATTTGATGATGAAATACTCAGAATTCAGGGCAGGGGTGTCTGTCTACG GCATCGTCAAGGATTCTGAAGACATTTACAATTTAAAGAACCCCACCTTGTTCatttttgctgaaaatgatgttGTGATTCCACTTGAGAAC GTATCCTTGCTGACCCAGAAGCTGAAAGAACACTGCAAAGTTGAATATCAAATTAAGACATTTTCCGGGCAAACTCATGGGTTCGTGCATCGGAAGAGAGAAAACTGTTCACCTGAGGACAAGCCCTACATTGACGAGGCCAGAAGGAATTTAATCGAGTGGCTGAACAAGTACATGTAG